From Daphnia pulicaria isolate SC F1-1A chromosome 4, SC_F0-13Bv2, whole genome shotgun sequence, one genomic window encodes:
- the LOC124338648 gene encoding N-sulphoglucosamine sulphohydrolase-like isoform X1 codes for MMMMDGSLCYWPGINRFFYFSWMLLLLIISLLSCQLGASAALSQARNVLLIIADDGGFEMGVYGNNRCQTPHLDALAAQSLVFSRARTSVSSCSPSRAALLTGLPSHENGLYGLHHDVHHYNSFENVRSLPTILRENGVRTGIIGKKHVGPGSAYTFDYEQTEENNSIMQVGRNITRIKLLVREFLEQQNETQPFLLYVAFHDPHRCDHENPFYGHFCDKFGNGEPGYGHIADWKPIRYKPEDVLLPYFVPNTAAAREDIASQYTTISRLDQGVGLVLEELRKAGKADDTLIIFSSDNGISFPNGRTNMYEPGLAVPMFIKSPDDESRRGEMTDIQANLLDIVPTVLNWFDIDYPKYHILKPNQPIRLTGKSLLPLLSGENGIKSDTFYGSHVTHEITMNYPMRTIIQEERYKLIHNLNAPGTPFPIDQDFYLSPTFLDMLNRTLNGRPLRWIKELKDYYFREEWEMFDLKTDPKECVNVHRKKKYKEKFFELKEKLFQWQKSTYDPWLCAPHGVLLENAEGPFCAPLHNRKYFKEL; via the exons atgatgatgatggatggcAGTCTCTGCTACTGGCCTGGAATTAAtcgcttcttctatttttcttggATGTTGTTACTTCTAATTATTTCCCTGCTAAGCTGTCAGCTTGGAGCCTCCGCTGCTTTATCGCAGGCGCGTAACGTGCTTTTGATCATCG CTGATGATGGCGGATTTGAAATGGGCGTTTATGGAAATAACCGGTGCCAAACGCCCCATTTGGATGCGCTGGCCGCCCAAAGTTTGGTGTTCTCCCGAGCACGGACTTCGGTGAGTAGTTGCTCTCCCAG TCGGGCTGCTTTGTTGACTGGACTTCCGAGTCATGAAAATGGATTATACGGACTGCACCACGACGTCCATCATTACAACTCTTTCGAGAATGTTCGGTCACTTCCGACAATCCTTCGGGAGAACGGAGTTCGTACTG GCATTATAGGGAAGAAGCATGTCGGTCCCGGATCAGCCTACACTTTCGATTACGAGCAGACGGAAGAGAATAATTCCATCATGCAGGTTGGACGGAATATAACCCGAATTAAGTTGCTCGTCAGGGAATTCCTCGAGCAGCAAAATGAGACCCA GCCTTTCCTCCTCTATGTGGCCTTCCACGATCCTCACAGGTGTGATCACGAGAATCCATTTTACGGCCATTTCTGCGACAAGTTTGGCAATGGAGAGCCTGGCTACGGTCACATTGCAGACTGGAAGCCGATTCGATACAAACCGGAAGATGTCTTACTGCCGTATTTCGTTCCTAACACTGCGGCGGCTCGAGAG GACATAGCGTCGCAGTACACCACAATTTCGAGACTTGATCAAG GTGTCGGCCTGGTGCTTGAAGAGCTCCGAAAAGCCGGCAAGGCTGACGACACTTTGATCATCTTTTCGTCGGATAACGGTATCTCATTTCCCAATGGCAGGACTAACATGTATGAACCGG GATTGGCCGTTCCAATGTTCATCAAGTCTCCAGACGACGAGTCAAGACGAGGTGAAATGACGGACATCCAAGCCAATTTACTGGATATAGTACCCACCGTTTTGAACTGGTTTGACATCGATTATCCCAAATATCATATTCTGAAACCAAATCAACCGATCCGCCTTACTGGAAAGTCGCTTTTGCCACTTTTGAGCGGCGAAAACGGTATAAAGAGCGACACATTCTACGGCAGTCACGTAACGCACGAGATAACAATGAATTACCCAATGAGAACCATCATCCAAGAAGAGCGCTACAAATTAATTCACAATTTAAATGCGCCCGGTACTCCGTTTCCCATCGACCAGGATTTTTACTTATCGCCAACCTTCCTG GACATGCTAAATCGAACACTGAATGGGCGCCCTCTACGCTGGATCAAAGAACTGAAAGATTACTATTTTCGCGAGGAATGGGAAATGTTTGATCTCAAAACGGACCCGAAAGAATGCGTAAATGTACATcgcaaaaagaaatacaag GAGAAGTTCTTCGAACTGAAGGAAAAGCTGTTTCAGTGGCAAAAATCTACTTACGATCCATG gTTATGTGCTCCACATGGAGTACTTTTGGAGAATGCGGAAGGCCCTTTCTGTGCACCGCTGCACAATCGGAAGTACTTCAAAGAACTTTAA
- the LOC124338648 gene encoding N-sulphoglucosamine sulphohydrolase-like isoform X2, whose protein sequence is MMADLKWAFMEITGAKRPIWMRWPPKVWCSPEHGLRRAALLTGLPSHENGLYGLHHDVHHYNSFENVRSLPTILRENGVRTGIIGKKHVGPGSAYTFDYEQTEENNSIMQVGRNITRIKLLVREFLEQQNETQPFLLYVAFHDPHRCDHENPFYGHFCDKFGNGEPGYGHIADWKPIRYKPEDVLLPYFVPNTAAAREDIASQYTTISRLDQGVGLVLEELRKAGKADDTLIIFSSDNGISFPNGRTNMYEPGLAVPMFIKSPDDESRRGEMTDIQANLLDIVPTVLNWFDIDYPKYHILKPNQPIRLTGKSLLPLLSGENGIKSDTFYGSHVTHEITMNYPMRTIIQEERYKLIHNLNAPGTPFPIDQDFYLSPTFLDMLNRTLNGRPLRWIKELKDYYFREEWEMFDLKTDPKECVNVHRKKKYKEKFFELKEKLFQWQKSTYDPWLCAPHGVLLENAEGPFCAPLHNRKYFKEL, encoded by the exons ATGATGGCGGATTTGAAATGGGCGTTTATGGAAATAACCGGTGCCAAACGCCCCATTTGGATGCGCTGGCCGCCCAAAGTTTGGTGTTCTCCCGAGCACGGACTTCG TCGGGCTGCTTTGTTGACTGGACTTCCGAGTCATGAAAATGGATTATACGGACTGCACCACGACGTCCATCATTACAACTCTTTCGAGAATGTTCGGTCACTTCCGACAATCCTTCGGGAGAACGGAGTTCGTACTG GCATTATAGGGAAGAAGCATGTCGGTCCCGGATCAGCCTACACTTTCGATTACGAGCAGACGGAAGAGAATAATTCCATCATGCAGGTTGGACGGAATATAACCCGAATTAAGTTGCTCGTCAGGGAATTCCTCGAGCAGCAAAATGAGACCCA GCCTTTCCTCCTCTATGTGGCCTTCCACGATCCTCACAGGTGTGATCACGAGAATCCATTTTACGGCCATTTCTGCGACAAGTTTGGCAATGGAGAGCCTGGCTACGGTCACATTGCAGACTGGAAGCCGATTCGATACAAACCGGAAGATGTCTTACTGCCGTATTTCGTTCCTAACACTGCGGCGGCTCGAGAG GACATAGCGTCGCAGTACACCACAATTTCGAGACTTGATCAAG GTGTCGGCCTGGTGCTTGAAGAGCTCCGAAAAGCCGGCAAGGCTGACGACACTTTGATCATCTTTTCGTCGGATAACGGTATCTCATTTCCCAATGGCAGGACTAACATGTATGAACCGG GATTGGCCGTTCCAATGTTCATCAAGTCTCCAGACGACGAGTCAAGACGAGGTGAAATGACGGACATCCAAGCCAATTTACTGGATATAGTACCCACCGTTTTGAACTGGTTTGACATCGATTATCCCAAATATCATATTCTGAAACCAAATCAACCGATCCGCCTTACTGGAAAGTCGCTTTTGCCACTTTTGAGCGGCGAAAACGGTATAAAGAGCGACACATTCTACGGCAGTCACGTAACGCACGAGATAACAATGAATTACCCAATGAGAACCATCATCCAAGAAGAGCGCTACAAATTAATTCACAATTTAAATGCGCCCGGTACTCCGTTTCCCATCGACCAGGATTTTTACTTATCGCCAACCTTCCTG GACATGCTAAATCGAACACTGAATGGGCGCCCTCTACGCTGGATCAAAGAACTGAAAGATTACTATTTTCGCGAGGAATGGGAAATGTTTGATCTCAAAACGGACCCGAAAGAATGCGTAAATGTACATcgcaaaaagaaatacaag GAGAAGTTCTTCGAACTGAAGGAAAAGCTGTTTCAGTGGCAAAAATCTACTTACGATCCATG gTTATGTGCTCCACATGGAGTACTTTTGGAGAATGCGGAAGGCCCTTTCTGTGCACCGCTGCACAATCGGAAGTACTTCAAAGAACTTTAA